The stretch of DNA aacCGGGATACTGCTGTGTGTGAAGACTTTGGGCAGCTGGACGTACCTTGTGTCTTCAAGGCCACACACTTTCAGTTCTGCCAGCATATGACTGTTGATTAGCTTCTGCTCACCAGGTTTATCCTGAGTCATAGTGCTCAATAAGATCTGCGTCGGCTTTCCTTTAAAGTTCAGTCTCTTTCGAAGCTCGTCGGTACAGAACGTGGCTGTACTTACGGGATCCATAAACGCATATGTCTCTATACACCTTCCACCTTCACAGAATCTTACTTTCACTGGCACAATCGATAGCATTCACTCTGTGTTCCCTGTCCCAGCATAGCCAACTATTTCCTGTTTAACAGAGTTCTGGGCTCCTGAGACCTCTTTGTTTGAAGTGCTGTCCTAACTTGCCACTATATATGAAATATCTTTGTTGGCTTCTTTCGCTATGTGAAGGATGTCTGGGTGTTTCTGTGAGCATTGTGTGCACACCATCCTCTTCTGGCACATTTTGCTAACACGTCCTTGTGTTAAACATCCAAAACATATTCCCTTGGTTTTCAGGAATTCTATACGATCTTTATGTGCTAACCCTGTACTCTTGATGCAAGCCTCCAATGTGTGATTCTTTTGACAGAAAAGACATGGTGGTACAAAGGCATTAGCCACTTTAACTGGGTTGGCCAAGGTGTTGTATCCGACCTTTTCCTCTTCATCGACACACTTGTTGCGAAGCTGCTTCCTTTCATTACAGTTTTGAAAAGTTTCTCCTTTTCCTTGCTTTTGCTGACTGTAGATGTGTGTCTGTCCTGGAGGTCTCCAAAGAGTGGGTCCATAGCAATCTTTGCTTGATGGTCAATAAAGTTAACAAGATCAGCAAATCTTGCTCTGTCTTCTACTTTCCTTGATGTCAAATGCTACATTGCGCCATCTCTCTCATTTTATATGGCAATTTGGATAACACAATTCTCATATTTGTGGGGTTATCCATCTCCTCCATGTACTCAACATCTTCCATTGTATTACAACATCCAGTCAGAAAAATAGCATACGTATTCAGGGCTTTCCCATCTTCAGATTTGATTTGTGGCCACCTTAAGGCCTTGTCAATATAAGCGCTTGCTATCATCAGCTCATCTCCATAGTTCTTCTGAAGCAGTCGTTTTGCTTCCTTGAACCCTCTGCTTGATGGCATGTGCTCACAGCTACGTACAAGCTCCTGCGGCTCTCCTGCAGTGTATTGTTGCAAGTAGTACAGTTTGTCTGGAGCACTATGAGCTTTCTGTTTAATAGCTTGCTCAAACGCTCTGATAAATAAGATATGTAGGTAAGTGGATCACCCTTGAAAACTGTAACCTCTTTAACTGGTAGCTGAGCTTGTTTCTGATGGTTAACCAACATTTCTGTCAtctgattttgtttttgcattacgTGAAGAATGTCATTACTGCTGTTGTCTGTCAGGGTTGTCTGTCTGCCTTGGCCTAATGTTTTGTGGCTCTGAAGATTGCTGTAGCCGGGTTGGAACTGTACCTCCATGTGCAGCTGTGCTAGTGTGTGAGAAAAGTCTTTGCTCCTCCCCCTTCACTTGAAATTGTTTTAAGTGCGAGTGAAGATAGCTGTTCATGCCATCCTCTGATCTCTCATAGTctttaagtacttttacttgagctCTTTTTTCAGTGATTGCTGCTTCCAAAGTCAGTCTTTCCAGCTTGGCTTTAATATGGGCCTCCTCCAACTCAAGCTCTTGCTTCTTCTGTAAAGATGCGGCGCGTTCCACCAGGCCAGCTAACTTTGCTTCTTCAGAAGCACAAACTGATGACCTGCCGGACCGGGCAGATAAACTTGTCACTTGTGAAGCACTATCCTCAGGTTCGACATCCTCTTTAACTTCATCTTGATCCTCTCTGTCCTTATCTTCAGCACCTGTACTTCCTTTGCTTATTTCTTGTTCACTCAAAGCACACATCCATTGTTCAGCTTCTTCTGAAAAATGTCTCAGTCATCATCTTTGGCTCCAACCAATTATTAACATCTGCCTCTACTTCTTCTTCAGGCAGAATATCTGCTACTTGTCCACTGATCCTTTTAAGCTCACTGACAAGAGTGTTGAAATCCTTATCCATTAACGTTTGCACTTTTTGCAGATTGCCAGCATCACTCATTAAACtttcaatttcttttctttttccagttaTCCGAGCTAATACTCCTCTCCTGGTTCCAATGAGCCTGTGCAGCTTCTCCTCCAGTGCTTTCTCAGTTAACGTTCTGGTTCTCTTAGATTCCATTTTTTCAGCATTATTTATCTCCTTATCTTCAGCCATCATATTAATAAATCAACGTGCAAATTGCGTGCAAATGTTCAATAAAGTATTTCCACCTTTCTTATCAGACATGTGCATCACAActtctgaaacacacagagacttcAGTGGCTCTTAATGAGGTGCGCTGTCTGGTTTCATGAGAAGTCCTTAACAAAGCGAGCATCCTGGATCATATTAACATCAATATTCATTAACGTCAGAGAAACTGACGGTCCATCTTCATAAGTCCGACACCGTAAATGGTTCTCCGGTCCTTTCTTTACCTTGTCCGGCATTTTTGTCCGGTCCAAAGCACCGCGGCGCTGCGCTCCGGTCTTCTTAGGTTTCGTTCGGCATCCTAAATCCACTTGTTAACTCCTTGGAGCAGTTTTTCTACTAATGTAGCAGCGTTCTGCCGGCGTGGTTCTCGTTGAGCCGCTAAAGAGCTGCAGACGCCTTGAGTCTCTTCCTTACGCAAATAATTATCGTTTTCTggctttatttaaacattaatcAATTCtacatacacaaaataaataaactctctctctcatatgaTGTTACGGTCTGTTACGATCTGTTTCGATCTTACGGTAGAAAAACTATGTTTCCTCGGTGGCTAATGCAGCTCATCTCATttcacctgctgctgtcatGATGTCATTAAATTGTTCCATAATtcagaaaacaaataacatCCTTGTGGCTCTTACACCCCATTTACCTTGGAAGTATTGGGCAGAAGTAGTAATGACTTGGGCAgaagtagtaatgacttcatgaacttcttcaatgaaaggattctaactattagaggcaagattgatgatctcttgccctcagcCAGTGCCggtctgtcctcaagtggagtggccttggaaaaggctgtatgccctggtttatatttggatggctttcctcccatcaaccttgaccaattgtcttcaatggtttctacttctaaactgtctacctgcctcttggaccccatcccgatgaggctgcttaaagacataTTGccttaattggcacctctctgttggatattgttaatgtgtctttgctaatagGCCAtataccacattccttcaaagtagctataattaaacctctcctgaagaagctcaCTCTCGATCCAGAGGTCTTTGCTAACTACAGActaatctctaaccttcccttcctctctcagatccttgagaaagtagtcgcaaatcagttgtgtgactttctacatcataatagtttatttgaggagtttcagtcaggatttagaaaacgccacagaccagagaccactGGTGAAAATCACTAACTCtgattgcatcagataaaggactcatctctgtacttgttttgttagaccttagtcctgcgttcgacaccattggccatgacatcctattacagagactagatcagtcgattggctTTTCAGCtaaattggtttaaatcctattcatcagatcgatctccATATGTATGTAGCCCCCCCTCTCAGTTGCTGTTTTAGTCAGGGGCCTCATACCCTACCCCTGTTGCATGGGAGGTGCACTGAAAAAGGGTCTACTCAAATTCTCACTATACTGTTGGTGTGGGCTCAActcccatgcatttatataaatatatatatctctggTTAAACCCCTTGTGTACTTTATAAATATAGCAGGTTGCTAACACTGGAATTCCACCCAGACACAGGtgattaacacacattaacatctATTCCAATACTTCAAGGGTAACATGAAACCCACAATAATACCCCGGCGTTAACAGTCCGTGCTAGGGTACCCTATGCTGGCGCGCTGGTTGGAGCTCATGTAAATCCTCCTCATCACTGGGGTCAGTACTGACGGTCCCCCAGATGAGAGCGATGGATGCAGTCCTACTAGAAACCCTGGTGTCCAGCTGCTAGCGTGATGATCACAGGGAACTCCGTCCTGCCTTCCTTCTTCTCGCCGGCTGCGCCATCCTCTGCGAACGACTCGCGGGTTAGCCGCTAGCTGGTCCGCCGCACTCCGACCGTGCTTTCCACCCGTCTCACTGTCCTCCATGTAGCTGCTGCTCGACGCCAATCACAAACCCTCCGTTCACTCTCACCATAACACACCTGTTCCCCGACTCCGAATTTCCGTGAACTTTAGCTCCACCTCTCCCTTTATCTTCACTcgtctccctccttcttctgattggctccccaccctgtgaacacctgaaccagcccacAAAAGTCTGAACACAACATAACTGATAACAGGAAGGACCACAACCCACGTTACCAAATTAGCAGGGCGCTacatgtatttgtaaacgatgaagcctcgatgaccaccaacgttaatcatggagttccacaaggttctgtgcttgaaccaattttatttaccttatatacaaatatactgtatgcttcctttaggcaatattatcaggaaacactccataaactttcattgttatagagatgatactcaattatatctaacGATAAAACCAAAGGAGACCAACCAGATcggcaattccttattatcaggctgctctaataagtctcttaagtccatccagttgatccagaatgctgcagcttgtgtactaacaaaaactaagaaaaaatatcacatttcacctgttttagctgctctgcactggctccctgtaaaatcaagaatcacatttaaaattcttctcctcacctacaaaaccttgattggtgatccaccatcatatcttaaggagcttgtagtaccacattgccccactagagagctgcgctcactaaatttcggggctacttgtggttcctagaatcctaaaaagtaggatgggagccagagcctttagttatcaagctcctcttttatgaaaccagcttccactttcagtccgggaggcagacacagtcacctcagttaagagtagacttaagactttcctctttaatagcgcttatagttagggctggcttaggtttgccctggtccagcccctagatatgctgctataggcttatggGGGAcactgctgggggacgttttaggatacactgagctcctctctcctcttctctctctccttatggatgaatgtatgTCTCgtcattgcaccttactaactctacttcttccccggagtctttgtgcctgtTACGCCCGGCCTAGGGGAGCCGGAGCGTAGCATACGGACGGGTCTCCCCACCTCCCAAATTAGGACCAATGCTGCAGTTTGTAATGAAcaattgttgtttattgtgcacTCTGTGTCATACATTCTTCAAGGTCAGCCTggcccaaaataacaaacaaaacaatctgagCAAGTCACCTAACTTCCCTAGCCcacaaaagaaagtacagaCGTCTTACCTATCTTCCTGCCCGAAAACAGGAGAAAACACGGTTAAACAAAAAGGGCTTCTCACCCCTACCGACACCCTTTCTAACTCCACCACCCAAGAATCAGTGCTGTGCAGCATGGCCCGGTTGGAAGCTGGAGAGTGAGAGCCAGCCCCCACAGGTTCcctcttaataataataatacatcgaatttagATTGCgctttacaaaacacacaaagacacttgATTGACGCTTAAGTACTgctgtccaatcacctgcaatGAAAAGAAGGCAAAACATATAGAACCCCCCTCAGGCAGAGAGGTTAACAGTATTAGGGGAGGCGTAAGAGTCATAACAGTGCCTTCTCGCATCAcaaggtccattggacctggctgtgtctgaagccagCCGTGGATCCTGGgtccccccccttcctccttgcctctgcttcctgcatccagcccctggcctgggcctggctttgtgcctcctgcctcaagggcctggcctcattggtccagccTCTTTCACGATGCAttctgcctggtgggccggcctcctgcctccgtggccctatCTCCTGCCAACACAGTTCACAAGGGAAAACAAATTGTTTCAGGATATAGCTGATCGTCCGGGAGGGTTGAGAAAGTTTTGTCGACCAGCGGtttatgatttttcttttagtcttttttttttttgtatttcagttAAGAATCCCAAGCAGGCCAATAACAtttatgttaaaaaatattcatatttctgaTTATATTCCTcaatacaaaaaagacaaacagtgaAGTGGCTGCTGGATCTTGTCAATACATCTGTGCATACACATGTTCAACAATATGACACACGGAACAACTGACAAGACTTGGCTAAATGAGATTAATGTAGATAAACAAAAGAAAGTCCATATTTTACTTTATCATCATCCTTTCTAAAATTACAACACGGTAAAAACAGGCTTAAGATGCAGCACCCTCAATCCTGAGAAATAAGAACATTCTATACAGGTGAATGcaatcaaatgtaataaaatgcatatttcattaaaaaggaCAGCTTTAAAAGGCATACTGAGCTAATATTTGCTAACTGTGCAAAACACACAGTCTAATAGTATTACATTTAAGGCTGGTTAGGCAGTGCACGTTTAATTTATAATTAgtttagataaataaataagattaaaaacacacagaattcTGATCCACATTTTGGTCATGTTAAAACAATTCATGAGAGGAATCGTAAGAGGAGGAATGACAAGAAGTTCTATTGCAACaacattttgaacattttatGGGAAATCCTTTGAGCCAAAATATGCATCTTCATGAAATCGAAACTATTGTCACAAGGAAAGTAAGTAGTCCGGTTAGAATTAACAAATGTTTGCATGAATGTTGCATGAATAGAAGTCATGACAacaaattttttttaaactgcacatTAACTGTACAGATAATGTGACAAAGTACAATAATTTATATATCAATAACATAGGCCTTTGAGTTTCATTAACAtcaaagaaattacatttttacagtaATACGACCAAGAATTCTCTTTCGAATTTTGGTCAATTTAAAACCATAAACGAGAGGATTCATAATTGGAGGTATGACAAGGAATTGTATTGCAATAAAGTTGTTTAAAGCTTGAGGTAAGTCTGTTGACCCGTATCGTATATGCATGATGTCAAAAAGTATCGTCACAAGAAAAATGAGCAAGGAGGTTAAATGTGGCACACATGTCTGCATGaactttgctctgttttctaAAGAATTGACACATGTTTTGATTACATACATGTAGGACCAAACTATGAAAAGACCgtgaaatacataaatgattATTGTAATGTATCCAACTATGTTGTTAACAATAGTGTCATCTGAGAAACAAGCAAGTTTCACAATAACCCAATTAACACAAAAAAGTCTTTCAATATATGGGCTGCATAGCTTCAATCTAGATGTTAGAATCACATTTGTGCCTATAATGCAAAAAGGTGTTAACAAGGAGAAACAGACTAAGAGTAACACTCTCTGCTTTGACATAATAGAGTGATACTCTAGGGGTCGACATATAGCCACATATCTGTCATATGACATGACTGCAAGAATAGACAGATCACTGGAGGCAAATGAGTACATCACAAAAGCCTGAACAAGGCATCCAGAATAAGAGATTACATGAACCGGAGACAGCAGATCCCAGAGAATCTTGGGGTAGAAACCTGTTGTCCCACAAAGTCCATTCATGCAGAAAGTGCACAATAGAATATACATTGGTTCATGCATGTTCTTATCCAAGATTATGGTCACAATAAGAGCAACATTTACCAGCACAATGAAACAGTAACACAgtaaagtgagagagaagagagcaaCTCTGTAGTTCATTGTTCCATTCAaacctgaaagaaagaaaaaccttaCATAAGAAGAATTATGCGCCATGGTTAGAAAATCAGCTTTTAGCCATGTGTTACATTTGTCCGTCCTTAACACACTGTTTGGTCCTTCATCTTACAGTTATTAATATCTTGTCTTACTACAGCCACACATGAACTTTGGGAATTCAAACCAGCCAATCaacgcccggaggagtctcaatctggtccATGATAAGGTTTGTGTGTCCTGGCAGGAGCGAGAACATGTCAgaaaactgctcttgcaactggccaatgtctgttctctgggtcacggagagatggtcttcacaaaggagcgaggccggattggtggattttgggacctcagggcccagctcctctctctcagattccgcggacaccagagaaacagactccacctccctccatgctttcagaaggttgaggtggtagagctgtgtagctccgcccctgtcagaacgcacaacctcatagtcaacatcccccactcgccatgtgaccacaaagggcgcttgccacttggcgaggagtttggagctggaaggaggaagcaatacaagtaccttgtCTCCCGGTGCGATTTgcctcagcctggcccctctgttgtacagccgttgttgacgctcctgggcttggagcaaattctcacgtgacatcctacccagtgtgtggagctttgctcgcaggcccaggacgtactggatctcgtttttgctggtgctcggcccctcctcccagttttccttaatcaggtTGAGCACCCCCCACGGAGTCCTGCCGaaaaaaagttcaaagggagaaaatcccgtggaggcctgggggacctcccgcactgcaaacaacagagagtcaagccatttatcccaattacgttcatcttcattaataaatttacggatcatggactatAGCTAGCTACAAAGttttattcagacgctccaccagaccgtctgtctgtgggtagtacacactggtccgaatagacttaacGCCCAGTAACCTGTAAAGttctcagtgttcttgacatgaactgggtgccctggtcagtcagaatctctttcgggatttcGACTTGGGTGATGACCTGAAACCGCctgcgcgacactctttgcagaaatgttgcacaatggcactgcctccggatatcgtgttgcgtaatccaccaggactaacacaaagcgatatccaCGTGCACTTCGGTGAAATGGCCTGATGAGGTCCATAGCGATTCGCTCGAAGGGAACCTTCATTAATGccagaggacgcaaaggcgccctcggaatggccgggtggTTTACTAATTGACACTCtgggcaggacgcacaccaacggcgcacatccgcccggatgcccggccaataaaatcgggccattatccggtccagtgttttatcatatcccaaCGTGTTATAGTGAGCCGCGAACGCACCCCCGCAGCCTGTCCAATTAACTtattaaaccccggccaatctgttcccaagattagggggtgcgtATGGTGGGAGCTAATCCCCCCGTGTCTAATTTCCGCTGACACTATAGGATACTCGTGAaacgtccccatgcacacaccttatcttcacccacaatgcctccatcaatgccccgggccgaaccaggttctggtggatcatagactgcgtacagccggAATCCATcatcgcctgatgtgtacccgcctggattcttaccggaacgtCACTCCTGGACCTggggagggtgttggagagccggcaacacagatcacctggcccacttcCATCAGCGGACACTCCCCCCGGACGTGTCCGGGCT from Cyclopterus lumpus isolate fCycLum1 chromosome 21, fCycLum1.pri, whole genome shotgun sequence encodes:
- the LOC117750639 gene encoding olfactory receptor 13C4-like, giving the protein MAHNSSYVRFFFLSGLNGTMNYRVALFSLTLLCYCFIVLVNVALIVTIILDKNMHEPMYILLCTFCMNGLCGTTGFYPKILWDLLSPVHVISYSGCLVQAFVMYSFASSDLSILAVMSYDRYVAICRPLEYHSIMSKQRVLLLVCFSLLTPFCIIGTNVILTSRLKLCSPYIERLFCVNWVIVKLACFSDDTIVNNIVGYITIIIYVFHGLFIVWSYMYVIKTCVNSLENRAKFMQTCVPHLTSLLIFLVTILFDIMHIRYGSTDLPQALNNFIAIQFLVIPPIMNPLVYGFKLTKIRKRILGRITVKM